The Nocardia sp. NBC_00508 nucleotide sequence CGGGCGTAGATGTGCAGGGTCAGCTCGCGCAGCCGCTCGGCGACCTCGCGACCCTCCTGGTTCACCACGTCCGCGAAAGTGATCGACTCGTCGTGTCCCTCGGATGCTTTGGTGGTCGGCGTGAAGATCGGCTCGGGCAGCTTGTCCCCCTCACGCAGTCCCGGCGGCAGCGCCACCCCGGACACCGAGCCCGTCCGCCGGTACTCCGCCAGACCCGACCCGGTCAGATAACCGCGCGCAATGCACTCCACCTGCACCATCTTCAGCGGCTTGACCCGAATGCCGCGGCCGGCGAACTCGGCGGGCACGTCGGTGGCGGAGACCACGTGGTTCGGCACGTCGGTGAAGTACTCGAACCACCAGTTCGACAACTGCGTCAGCAGCGCGCCCTTGTCCGGGATCGGCGTCGGCAAGACCACGTCGTACACCGACACTCGGTCCGAGGCGACCAGCAGCAGCGTGTCGCCGTCCTCGTACAGGTCACGCACCTTCCCGGCGTGCACATGCTTCAACGTCGAGCCTCCGAATCCGTGCTGGTGAACTGCGCTGCACCAGGCACAATACCGTCGCCCCTCGGGCACGGCCGCTAGCGGTGACGAACCGGCTCACCGAGGTCGGCCTGGAAAGTCCCGCGCGGCCTGCCGCACCGAGATGGCATTGTTGGTGGCGCACGTGCCAGTTCTTCGACCACGAAGGAGCCTTATGTCCGCACCCAACCTCACTCGTGAACAGGCGATCGAACGCGCTTCGACGGTGTCGGTCGAGAACTATCGCATCGATCTGGAACTGACCGACGGGGCGGGCAAACCTGGCGAGCAGACCTTCTCTTCCCGCAGCACCATCACCTTCACCGCGACGCCGGGCGCGAGCACGTTCATCGACATCGTGGCGCGCGGTGTGCGCTCGGCGGTGCTCAACGGCGCCGCACTGGACGTCTCCGGCTACGACGAGTCGACCGGGATCGCGCTGACCGATCTGGCCGAGCGCAACGAGCTGGTGGTGGAAGCCGACTGCGAATACTCGAACACCGGCGAGGGCCTGCACCGGTTCGTCGATCCCACCGACGACGCCGTGTACCTGTACTCGCAGTTCGAAACCGCCGACGCCAAGCGGATGTTCGCCTGCTTCGATCAGCCCGATCTGAAGGCCACCTTCGACCTCACCGTCACCGCGCCCGCGGACTGGCAGGTGGTGTCCAACAGCGCCGTCGTGGA carries:
- a CDS encoding phosphoribosylaminoimidazolesuccinocarboxamide synthase, which produces MKHVHAGKVRDLYEDGDTLLLVASDRVSVYDVVLPTPIPDKGALLTQLSNWWFEYFTDVPNHVVSATDVPAEFAGRGIRVKPLKMVQVECIARGYLTGSGLAEYRRTGSVSGVALPPGLREGDKLPEPIFTPTTKASEGHDESITFADVVNQEGREVAERLRELTLHIYARGAAHAAERGVIVADTKVEFGWDGDVLTLGDEVLTSDSSRFWPAAEWEPGRGQRSFDKQFVRDWATSTGWDKEPPGPEIPAEVVAATRQKYVEAYELITGRTWTGVPR